The stretch of DNA CCTCCTGGCGTCCCGCTTCGTGGCCTTCCCCTCCACCCAGATTGAACGTCCTTCGCCCCATTTGACGGGCGGGGCCATAGACATCACCATCGCCGACGATAAGGGCCTCTGCCTCTTCATGGGCTCGTATTTCGACGAGACCACCAACAGGTCCGAGACGGTCTATTTTGAAAAGAAAGTGTCGTCGGGGGAGGCGATCTCGGGAAAGGCCCTCGAGGCGCTGGACAACCGCCGAATGCTTTTCAGGGTCATGACCAAGGTGGGATTCACCAACTTCCCCGACGAGTGGTGGCACTTCGACTACGGCAACCAGAACTGGGCCTTCATGAAGGGAGAAAAAGC from Thermovirga sp. encodes:
- a CDS encoding M15 family metallopeptidase is translated as LLASRFVAFPSTQIERPSPHLTGGAIDITIADDKGLCLFMGSYFDETTNRSETVYFEKKVSSGEAISGKALEALDNRRMLFRVMTKVGFTNFPDEWWHFDYGNQNWAFMKGEKAAFYGAGEPCFRWRR